A region of Rhizorhabdus wittichii RW1 DNA encodes the following proteins:
- a CDS encoding Thiosulfate reductase cytochrome B subunit (membrane anchoring protein)-like protein: MTRENEAGLADPAIGRQPTVVVVRHSLVARLWHWTTAGTVVLLLWSGVMIFNVHPRLYWGDSGHKGEAAIMEVAARDLSRTPLEVIGRAGGYEVDLTGWLGSVLDLGSAGKFFVLIAPSADFQFGATRALHFLAAEVLIATWIFYAVYLMASRRLGRWVIYPKDMSPRIIFGQIKSYFTFWRKGRDAEMDYNPIQKMIYIALFFILIPVAILSGMTMSNAMTARFPLLLDMFGGRQSARTIHFIAAGSFALFVVVHIAALLMAGPVNHMRAIVTGRFRITQKKGVGR; encoded by the coding sequence ATGACACGGGAAAATGAAGCTGGGCTGGCTGATCCCGCGATCGGTCGGCAGCCGACGGTCGTCGTCGTCCGGCATTCGCTGGTCGCGAGGCTATGGCATTGGACGACCGCCGGAACGGTCGTCCTGCTGCTCTGGAGCGGCGTCATGATCTTCAACGTCCACCCCCGCCTTTACTGGGGCGATAGCGGCCACAAGGGCGAAGCCGCGATCATGGAGGTCGCGGCCCGCGATCTTTCCCGCACCCCGCTCGAAGTAATCGGAAGGGCGGGAGGATATGAGGTCGATCTGACCGGTTGGCTCGGCTCGGTGTTGGACCTCGGCAGCGCCGGCAAATTTTTCGTCCTCATCGCCCCGTCCGCGGATTTCCAGTTCGGCGCCACGCGCGCGCTGCATTTCCTGGCGGCCGAGGTCCTGATCGCGACCTGGATTTTCTATGCCGTCTATCTCATGGCGAGCCGTCGTCTCGGACGATGGGTGATATATCCGAAAGACATGTCCCCACGCATAATATTCGGACAGATAAAGTCCTACTTTACCTTCTGGAGGAAGGGCCGGGATGCGGAGATGGACTATAATCCGATCCAGAAGATGATCTATATTGCTTTATTTTTCATATTGATACCTGTTGCCATTCTCTCGGGGATGACGATGTCGAACGCCATGACGGCGCGCTTCCCCCTCCTCCTGGATATGTTCGGCGGCCGCCAGTCCGCCCGTACGATCCACTTCATCGCGGCGGGATCATTTGCGCTGTTCGTCGTGGTCCATATCGCGGCGCTGCTCATGGCGGGACCGGTCAATCACATGCGCGCCATCGTCACCGGCCGCTTCCGGATCACTCAGAAGAAAGGCGTCGGGCGATGA
- a CDS encoding oxidoreductase, molybdopterin binding (PFAM: oxidoreductase, molybdopterin binding): MLGLGVRGFPFPIRNPRDAGEALAWRGQEMLLASQPLVREYASDQISREFPVNGTMPSHERYRRLLETGFRDWALRVDGLVARPLSLSLPQLRALPLRSQITQHNCDEGWSAIGQWTGVPLRHILAMAGLRPQARYVVFHCMDVMDVDKRPYYESLDLLNATHPQTILAHAMNGQALAPEHGAPLRLRVELQIGYKNAKWLDRIEVTDSLNRYGKGRGGWWEDFDNAPWFAGQ, translated from the coding sequence TTGCTCGGGCTGGGCGTTCGTGGCTTTCCATTCCCCATTCGCAATCCGCGCGATGCCGGGGAGGCGTTGGCATGGCGCGGCCAGGAAATGCTCCTCGCATCACAACCGCTGGTGCGCGAATATGCATCCGATCAGATTTCACGGGAATTTCCGGTCAACGGCACCATGCCGTCGCATGAGCGCTATCGCCGCCTGCTCGAGACGGGCTTTCGCGACTGGGCGCTGCGGGTGGACGGATTGGTCGCGCGGCCGCTCAGCCTCAGCTTGCCGCAGCTTCGCGCATTGCCCCTCCGTAGCCAGATCACCCAGCATAATTGCGATGAGGGATGGAGCGCGATCGGGCAATGGACCGGAGTGCCGTTGCGCCATATCCTGGCCATGGCGGGACTGAGACCGCAGGCACGCTATGTCGTGTTCCACTGCATGGACGTGATGGATGTGGACAAGCGGCCCTATTATGAGAGCCTCGATCTGCTCAATGCGACGCATCCGCAGACGATCCTTGCCCATGCGATGAATGGACAGGCCCTTGCGCCCGAACATGGCGCCCCCTTGCGTCTGCGGGTGGAGCTTCAGATCGGCTACAAAAATGCCAAATGGCTCGACCGCATCGAAGTGACCGACAGCCTGAACCGCTATGGGAAAGGGCGCGGCGGATGGTGGGAGGATTTCGACAACGCCCCATGGTTTGCCGGGCAATGA
- a CDS encoding transcriptional regulator, AraC family (PFAM: helix-turn-helix- domain containing protein, AraC type): MGSMPASSDANHFASSLRAAYGVYDTEPTSSAIRSAGMLTPVSRGPFEGYLVHANAVRSKRPALRDRWEDCAFILMPLAGDIHVDHYDRQNVLSAGDMVLMDSHAPSTIDAFGRNRSVVLAMPRSTVSQLRPDSDRLFGRRLQGRKGIGNMLSAMLASIVDADAEEEMDARDSMLTLSVTMSLLDRLIENRPDSDSHRRSRAEAEIGKMRSWVVENAADPDMSIETLARRFALSRRSLYRLFGEVGATPRQWLADVRLDEARKWLVAGDPRFRTVSQVAFAAGFNDSSHFTRLFKRRFGVLPGSLAR, from the coding sequence ATGGGGTCAATGCCAGCATCGTCGGACGCGAACCACTTCGCCAGTTCGCTGCGCGCGGCCTATGGCGTCTACGATACCGAGCCGACCTCGTCCGCGATCCGTTCGGCGGGCATGCTGACGCCGGTGTCGCGCGGGCCGTTCGAAGGCTATCTGGTCCACGCGAACGCCGTCCGCAGCAAGCGCCCCGCCCTGCGCGACCGGTGGGAGGACTGCGCCTTCATCCTGATGCCGCTCGCCGGCGACATCCATGTCGACCATTATGACCGGCAGAACGTGCTGAGCGCGGGCGACATGGTGCTGATGGATTCGCACGCGCCGTCGACGATCGACGCCTTCGGCCGCAACCGCTCGGTCGTGCTCGCCATGCCGCGCTCGACCGTGTCGCAGCTCCGCCCCGACAGCGACAGGCTGTTCGGCCGACGCCTCCAGGGCCGCAAGGGCATCGGCAACATGCTCTCCGCGATGCTCGCCAGCATCGTCGACGCCGACGCGGAAGAGGAGATGGACGCGCGCGATTCGATGCTGACGCTGTCGGTGACGATGTCGCTGCTCGACCGGCTGATCGAGAACCGCCCGGACAGCGACTCGCATCGTCGCTCCCGCGCCGAGGCGGAGATCGGCAAGATGCGCTCCTGGGTGGTCGAGAATGCGGCCGATCCCGACATGAGCATCGAGACGCTGGCGCGCCGCTTCGCCCTGTCGCGCCGCAGCCTCTACCGCCTGTTCGGGGAGGTCGGCGCGACCCCGCGCCAGTGGCTTGCCGACGTGCGGCTCGACGAGGCGCGCAAATGGCTGGTCGCCGGCGATCCCCGCTTCCGCACGGTCAGCCAGGTCGCCTTCGCCGCCGGCTTCAACGACAGCAGCCACTTCACCCGCCTGTTCAAGCGCCGCTTCGGCGTCCTCCCCGGATCGCTGGCGCGATAG
- a CDS encoding TonB-dependent receptor (PFAM: TonB-dependent receptor; TonB-dependent receptor, plug), protein MKKLHRVILCAGAAGWASIAATQGAFAQAAPVDDSGEIVVTAQKRAQSVQDVGISLTAIGADELRRNQMTDVNQLANQIPNVLATTSSNLPAFTVRGIGLNEFASNFDSPVAVHIDEVYKSKPYMLSMPFYDIQRVEALKGPQGTLFGRNTTGGSVNYYTQEPQFTPSGGFNASIDNYGRVRADGFFNQPLSDTVAARASYYVAQGWGGPYRNLLTGKDFGKPNQLAGRLQLKWAGEGTTARLMVYGFKDKSQLTPYKSPGLFNPDGSYCAAVFTGAIQKDRGACLKFGSFVPGPDPRGLRETQSIRNMNADAPWKADNSAFGGYLRLEQEAGAFQLTSITAFDYFERDQVDDGDNTPYVAVNQNLYSRIKQLSQELRATAKFDRLNVLIGGFFEHDSIDEATNANTSENPLTGLPPFAPRLADDYKQKVRSLAIFTNNEYAVTDQLSLIVGLRYTNDRTSLDGSTYLGANDPSGRRHLITPVIPVDALVAHRTDGTTSFRGGVNWKASRDQLFYASISRGFRSGGYSVPFGGVITTFDPERLTAYEIGSKSRLLDRTLDLNLAAFFYDYKDIQTNVDDPLSPLVPITRNIGGSRTYGAEAELTWRPDPSWTVRLGGSYLDARFRNTTAVITTYAGPVPLDGKRPVNTPKWTAQGLIQKSVPLSDDLDLIGSTDFKYTAKRYLEATNQLFDRAPAYWVQNARLAVASKSGGWEIAAWGKNIFNKDYLTYLNNISFFRIEIYGEPVSYGLSASIKF, encoded by the coding sequence ATGAAAAAGCTTCACAGGGTCATATTGTGCGCCGGCGCGGCGGGCTGGGCCTCGATCGCGGCCACCCAGGGCGCCTTTGCCCAGGCCGCGCCGGTCGACGACAGCGGCGAGATCGTCGTCACCGCGCAGAAGCGCGCCCAGTCGGTCCAGGACGTCGGCATCTCGCTGACCGCGATCGGCGCCGACGAGCTGCGCCGCAACCAGATGACCGACGTCAACCAGCTCGCCAACCAGATCCCCAACGTGCTCGCGACGACCAGCTCGAACCTGCCCGCCTTCACGGTGCGCGGCATCGGCCTGAACGAGTTCGCGTCGAACTTCGACTCGCCGGTCGCGGTCCATATCGACGAGGTCTACAAGTCGAAGCCCTACATGCTGTCGATGCCCTTCTACGACATCCAGCGGGTCGAGGCGCTGAAGGGGCCGCAGGGCACGCTGTTCGGCCGCAACACCACCGGCGGATCGGTCAACTATTACACGCAGGAGCCGCAGTTCACCCCGAGCGGCGGCTTCAACGCCAGCATCGACAATTACGGCCGGGTGCGCGCCGACGGCTTCTTCAACCAGCCGCTCAGCGACACCGTCGCCGCCCGCGCCTCCTATTATGTCGCGCAAGGCTGGGGCGGCCCCTATCGCAACCTGCTGACCGGCAAGGACTTCGGCAAGCCGAACCAGCTCGCCGGCCGCCTCCAGCTCAAATGGGCGGGCGAGGGCACGACCGCGCGGCTGATGGTCTACGGCTTCAAGGACAAGAGCCAGCTCACCCCCTATAAGAGCCCGGGCCTGTTCAACCCGGACGGCAGCTATTGCGCCGCCGTCTTCACTGGCGCGATCCAGAAGGACCGGGGCGCCTGCCTGAAGTTCGGCTCGTTCGTGCCGGGGCCCGACCCGCGCGGCCTGCGCGAGACGCAGAGCATCCGCAACATGAACGCCGACGCGCCGTGGAAGGCCGACAATTCGGCATTCGGCGGCTATCTGCGGCTGGAGCAGGAGGCGGGCGCCTTCCAGCTCACCTCGATCACCGCGTTCGACTATTTCGAGCGCGACCAGGTCGATGACGGCGACAACACGCCCTATGTCGCGGTCAACCAGAACCTCTACAGCCGGATCAAGCAGCTCTCGCAGGAGCTGCGCGCGACGGCGAAGTTCGACCGGCTCAACGTCCTGATCGGCGGCTTCTTCGAGCATGACTCGATCGACGAGGCGACCAACGCCAATACGAGCGAGAATCCGTTGACCGGCCTGCCGCCCTTCGCGCCGCGCCTCGCCGACGACTACAAGCAGAAGGTCCGCTCGCTCGCGATCTTCACCAACAACGAATATGCGGTGACCGACCAGCTCTCGCTGATCGTCGGCCTGCGCTACACCAACGACCGCACCTCGCTCGACGGCAGCACCTATCTGGGCGCGAACGACCCGAGCGGCCGCCGCCACCTGATCACCCCGGTGATCCCGGTCGACGCGCTCGTCGCGCACCGCACCGACGGCACCACCTCCTTCCGGGGCGGCGTCAACTGGAAGGCGTCGCGCGACCAGCTCTTCTACGCCTCGATCTCGCGCGGCTTCCGCAGCGGCGGCTACAGTGTGCCGTTCGGCGGCGTGATCACGACCTTCGACCCGGAACGGCTGACCGCCTATGAGATCGGGTCGAAGTCGCGGCTGCTCGATCGCACGCTCGACCTGAACCTCGCGGCCTTCTTCTACGATTACAAGGACATCCAGACCAACGTCGACGATCCGCTGTCGCCGCTGGTGCCGATCACCCGCAACATCGGCGGCTCGCGCACCTATGGCGCCGAGGCGGAGCTGACCTGGCGGCCCGATCCGAGCTGGACGGTGCGGCTGGGCGGCAGCTATCTCGACGCCAGGTTCCGCAACACCACGGCGGTCATCACCACCTATGCGGGGCCGGTGCCGCTCGACGGCAAGCGTCCGGTCAACACGCCGAAATGGACCGCGCAGGGCCTGATCCAGAAGAGCGTGCCGCTGAGCGACGACCTCGACCTGATCGGCAGCACCGACTTCAAATATACCGCCAAGCGCTATCTGGAGGCGACCAACCAGCTGTTCGACCGGGCGCCCGCCTATTGGGTGCAGAACGCGCGGCTGGCCGTCGCCAGCAAGTCGGGTGGCTGGGAGATCGCGGCCTGGGGCAAGAACATCTTCAACAAGGATTACCTGACCTACCTGAACAACATCAGCTTCTTCCGCATCGAGATCTATGGCGAGCCGGTTTCCTACGGCCTTTCCGCCTCGATCAAGTTCTGA
- a CDS encoding histone deacetylase superfamily (PFAM: histone deacetylase superfamily): protein MTTGFYTDERCFWHSVGMQALFLPVGGWVQPPSGAAGADTPDSKRRLLSLVQASGLIDHLAVASADPVSREDMLRVHTVDYIDRFKATSDAGGGDLGGFAPFSQGGYEIAALSAGLAKRAVDDVLSGRHRNAYALCRPAGHHCLPDGSMGFCLLCNIPIAIEAARARHGALRVAVVDWDVHHGNGTQAVYYGRDDTLTISLHQENCFPPGYSGEEDRGEGRGAGCNLNIPLPPGAGDEAYRHALRALVIPAIERFRPDLIVVASGLDAGAADPLARMLVHSETFRAMTGELMALADRLCGGKLVVVHEGGYSEAVVPFLGLAIIETLSGHRTDVVDPTLDIFVPQQPGAKSLAFQRQVIDEMVEAWTASQAGI from the coding sequence ATGACGACCGGTTTCTACACCGACGAACGCTGCTTCTGGCATTCGGTCGGGATGCAGGCGCTGTTCCTGCCCGTGGGCGGCTGGGTCCAGCCTCCTTCGGGCGCGGCCGGCGCGGACACGCCCGATTCCAAGCGACGGCTGCTCTCGCTGGTGCAGGCGAGCGGGCTGATCGATCATCTGGCGGTGGCGAGCGCCGATCCCGTCAGCCGGGAGGACATGCTCCGCGTCCACACGGTCGACTATATCGACCGCTTCAAGGCGACGAGCGACGCGGGCGGCGGCGATCTCGGCGGCTTCGCGCCGTTCAGCCAGGGCGGCTACGAGATCGCGGCGCTGTCGGCGGGGCTGGCGAAGCGGGCGGTCGACGACGTGCTGTCGGGCCGGCATCGCAACGCCTATGCGCTGTGCCGCCCGGCCGGCCATCACTGCCTGCCCGACGGGTCGATGGGCTTCTGCCTGCTGTGCAACATCCCGATCGCGATCGAGGCGGCGCGCGCCCGCCACGGCGCGCTGCGCGTCGCGGTGGTCGACTGGGACGTCCATCACGGCAACGGCACCCAGGCGGTCTATTACGGCCGCGACGACACGCTCACCATCTCGCTCCACCAGGAGAATTGCTTCCCGCCCGGCTATAGTGGCGAGGAGGATCGCGGCGAGGGCAGGGGCGCCGGCTGCAACCTCAACATCCCCTTGCCGCCGGGCGCGGGCGACGAGGCCTATCGCCACGCGCTGCGGGCGCTGGTGATCCCGGCGATCGAGCGCTTCCGTCCCGACCTGATCGTCGTCGCCAGCGGCCTCGACGCCGGCGCCGCCGATCCGCTCGCCCGGATGCTCGTGCACAGCGAGACCTTCCGCGCGATGACCGGCGAGCTGATGGCGCTCGCCGACCGGCTGTGCGGCGGCAAGCTCGTCGTCGTCCATGAGGGGGGCTATTCGGAGGCGGTGGTGCCGTTCCTCGGCCTCGCCATCATCGAGACGCTCAGCGGCCATCGCACCGACGTGGTCGACCCCACGCTCGACATCTTCGTGCCGCAGCAGCCGGGGGCGAAGTCGCTCGCCTTCCAGCGGCAGGTGATCGACGAGATGGTCGAGGCCTGGACAGCGTCGCAGGCCGGGATCTGA
- a CDS encoding TonB-dependent receptor (PFAM: TonB-dependent receptor; TonB-dependent receptor, plug), with amino-acid sequence MMQSQLRSLSQASGKALAAALMLTGVHGAALAQDGGATAEAEAPAYGDIVVTAQKREQNIQKVGVAISALGKQGLADLGRQDISALATKLPSVQVLAYSPTLTVFNIRGVSQNDFADSQEAPIAFYNDEVYVSALGAISGQMFDLERVEMLRGPQGTLFGRNATGGLIQVVSAKPTRDLTGFGTVTVGSYGQVATEGAISGPLSDTLRARLSFSTNHHGGYIDNSIGKDLGNSKFYGGRFQLAGDVGEGGEFTLKLQGLRNDKERTGGLYSHRTAIANADGLGEYVGRNDNPFGTCAGCDMFGYVQAGNDPFKVAFNGPNNFSRSYWSASLRYVQDLGGVTLTSISDYQYLRKRYGEDADMSPASTFAYSTSQNLDQYSQELRLSNSSDRATWVVGGYAIKIVSKNGYNTDLTGSLGLSEIYGGTLKTTSFAGFGQLEYNLTDQVALIGGLRYSADRKTIDFTHAENGVTDFTFDRASVGKLARQKFNDWSGKAGINFKPNEDTLIYASVNRGIKGGGFGTPAFNPGDLTTIPFKEEVLTDYEGGVKLTLFDRTTHLNLSAFYYDYKDYQAFELVDLALAVRNKDATIKGVEAEFNTRPVDGLYLQTFATYLDSKVKGVILPGGRVANTRMPQAPKWSIGWLVRYELDAGPGRLALQTDWKYDSAQYLSTFNAPVDRQPGRVVGNARVTYGFGDGKWEVAGFVNNLTDKKYRLYNLDLSGPFGFTQQAYARPRWFGASVTRSL; translated from the coding sequence ATGATGCAATCGCAGCTTCGCAGCCTGTCGCAGGCCAGCGGGAAGGCCCTGGCCGCCGCGCTGATGCTGACGGGCGTCCATGGCGCGGCGCTGGCGCAGGACGGCGGCGCGACCGCCGAGGCGGAGGCCCCGGCCTATGGCGACATCGTCGTCACCGCGCAGAAGCGCGAGCAGAATATCCAGAAGGTCGGCGTCGCGATCAGCGCGCTCGGCAAGCAGGGCCTGGCCGATCTCGGCCGGCAGGACATCTCCGCGCTGGCGACCAAGCTCCCGAGCGTGCAGGTGCTGGCCTACAGCCCGACCCTGACCGTCTTCAACATCCGCGGCGTGTCGCAGAACGACTTCGCCGACTCGCAGGAGGCGCCGATCGCCTTCTATAACGACGAGGTCTATGTCAGCGCGCTCGGCGCGATCAGCGGCCAGATGTTCGACCTCGAGCGCGTCGAGATGCTGCGCGGGCCGCAGGGCACGCTGTTCGGGCGCAACGCCACCGGCGGCCTGATCCAGGTCGTGTCGGCCAAGCCGACCCGCGACCTGACCGGCTTCGGCACCGTCACCGTCGGCAGCTACGGCCAGGTCGCGACCGAGGGCGCGATCAGCGGCCCGCTGAGCGACACGCTGCGCGCCCGCCTGTCCTTCTCCACCAACCATCATGGCGGCTACATCGACAACAGCATCGGCAAGGACCTCGGCAATTCGAAGTTCTACGGCGGCCGCTTCCAGCTTGCCGGCGACGTCGGCGAGGGCGGCGAGTTCACGCTGAAGCTGCAGGGCCTGCGCAACGACAAGGAGCGGACCGGCGGCCTTTATTCGCACCGCACCGCGATCGCCAATGCCGACGGCCTGGGCGAATATGTCGGCCGGAACGACAATCCGTTCGGCACCTGCGCCGGCTGCGACATGTTCGGCTATGTCCAGGCGGGCAACGACCCGTTCAAGGTCGCCTTCAACGGCCCAAACAATTTCAGCCGCAGCTATTGGAGCGCGTCGCTGCGCTATGTGCAGGACCTGGGCGGCGTCACGCTGACCTCGATCAGCGACTATCAGTATCTCCGGAAGCGCTACGGCGAGGACGCGGACATGTCGCCCGCCAGCACCTTCGCCTATTCGACCAGCCAGAACCTCGACCAATATTCGCAGGAACTGCGGCTGTCGAACAGCAGCGACCGCGCCACCTGGGTGGTCGGCGGCTATGCGATCAAGATCGTCAGCAAGAACGGCTACAACACCGATCTGACCGGCAGCCTGGGCCTCAGCGAGATCTATGGCGGCACGCTCAAGACGACCTCGTTCGCCGGCTTCGGCCAGCTCGAATACAACCTGACCGACCAGGTCGCCCTGATCGGCGGCCTGCGCTATTCGGCCGACCGCAAGACGATCGACTTCACCCATGCCGAGAACGGCGTGACCGACTTCACCTTCGACCGGGCCAGCGTCGGCAAGCTCGCGCGGCAGAAGTTCAACGACTGGTCGGGCAAGGCCGGCATCAACTTCAAGCCGAACGAGGACACGCTGATCTATGCCAGCGTCAATCGCGGCATCAAGGGCGGCGGCTTCGGCACCCCGGCGTTCAACCCCGGCGACCTGACCACCATCCCGTTCAAGGAAGAGGTGCTGACCGACTATGAGGGCGGCGTGAAGCTGACCCTGTTCGATCGCACGACCCACCTGAACCTGTCGGCCTTCTACTACGACTATAAGGACTATCAGGCGTTCGAGCTGGTCGACCTGGCGCTCGCGGTCCGCAACAAGGACGCGACGATCAAGGGCGTCGAGGCCGAGTTCAACACCCGTCCGGTCGACGGCCTCTACCTCCAGACCTTCGCCACCTATCTCGACAGCAAGGTGAAGGGCGTGATCCTGCCGGGCGGCCGCGTCGCCAATACCCGCATGCCGCAGGCGCCGAAGTGGAGCATCGGCTGGCTGGTCCGCTACGAGCTCGATGCGGGCCCCGGCCGGCTCGCGCTCCAGACCGACTGGAAATATGACAGCGCGCAATATCTCTCGACCTTCAACGCGCCGGTCGATCGCCAGCCGGGCCGGGTCGTCGGCAATGCCCGCGTCACCTATGGCTTCGGCGACGGCAAGTGGGAGGTTGCGGGCTTCGTCAACAACCTGACCGACAAGAAGTACCGGCTCTACAATCTCGACCTGTCGGGCCCGTTCGGCTTCACCCAGCAGGCCTATGCCCGGCCGCGCTGGTTCGGCGCGAGCGTCACCCGCAGCCTGTAA
- a CDS encoding short-chain dehydrogenase/reductase SDR (PFAM: short-chain dehydrogenase/reductase SDR; KR): protein MSQDQNGEKPVVIVTGGGSGIGAAAARRLSREWRVAICGRRKAPLDAVAAETGAVPFVSDVGDPEAARKLVADVVAHFGRLDGLVLNAGILINAPFGEMSLDAWNQQIGINLTGPFVLTQAALPHLLARKGAVVSITSVGGVQTGPGLAAYSASKAGLQLMTQALAYEHARDGLRANIVAPGWIRTEMGDEEMETMQIADDLEGAYAKVSEFVPQRRAGSSDEAAEAIAWLLSPAASFVNGAVLAVDGGSLVANVGMTFFDKITEGAA from the coding sequence ATGAGTCAGGATCAGAATGGGGAAAAGCCGGTCGTCATCGTCACGGGCGGCGGCAGCGGCATCGGCGCCGCGGCGGCCCGGCGGCTGTCGCGCGAGTGGCGGGTGGCGATATGCGGCCGCCGCAAGGCACCGCTCGACGCGGTCGCGGCGGAGACGGGCGCGGTCCCCTTCGTCAGCGACGTCGGCGATCCGGAGGCCGCGCGCAAGCTGGTCGCCGACGTGGTCGCGCATTTCGGCCGGCTCGACGGCCTGGTGCTCAACGCCGGCATCCTGATCAACGCGCCGTTCGGGGAAATGAGCCTCGACGCCTGGAACCAGCAGATCGGCATCAACCTGACCGGCCCCTTCGTGCTGACCCAGGCGGCGCTTCCGCACCTGCTGGCGCGCAAGGGCGCGGTCGTCTCGATCACCTCGGTCGGCGGGGTGCAGACCGGCCCGGGCCTCGCCGCCTATTCGGCGTCCAAGGCCGGCCTCCAGCTGATGACGCAGGCGCTGGCCTATGAGCATGCCCGCGACGGGCTGCGCGCCAATATCGTCGCGCCGGGCTGGATCCGCACCGAGATGGGCGACGAGGAGATGGAGACGATGCAGATCGCCGACGACCTCGAGGGCGCCTATGCCAAGGTCAGCGAGTTCGTGCCGCAGCGCCGCGCCGGCAGCTCGGACGAGGCCGCCGAGGCAATCGCCTGGCTGCTCTCCCCCGCCGCCTCCTTCGTCAACGGCGCGGTGCTCGCGGTCGACGGCGGCTCGCTGGTCGCCAATGTCGGGATGACCTTCTTCGACAAGATCACCGAGGGGGCGGCGTAA
- a CDS encoding major facilitator superfamily MFS_1 (PFAM: major facilitator superfamily MFS_1), translated as MKWAFVGPLIGGTFLAMYPMMTTPILIGGAVDSAHLSAEQAGWIGTLSIGAVAAASMLMPSLLRRFPGRLPLFLFAAMLVAGYLGFSVSRSFAMFGLFALLGGTGSGGLLAGMAMRIAKAPSPDQVYGVIYAVATGIYAVLLSLLPVVGGAFGASAMFVVLGLVALATMPALALLGDDVAPGDEHHDATAPKPWAMIAIVVLVMTVAFPLYGGVYAFSERRAVAIGLEPAAIGATLGATTLMTVIGALLVAWVGTRPGRTIPTLATMAVATLAYGLVLGAAGTMPFIAGMLAFGLMQMALNSYFFGLASVLDREGRVAAALQGYSLVPYALGAALFGTLGNDGNLARLALPSVAINIVAALILVPMLIRLDRTAQRRTA; from the coding sequence ATGAAGTGGGCTTTTGTCGGTCCGCTGATCGGCGGCACCTTTCTGGCCATGTATCCGATGATGACGACGCCGATCCTGATCGGCGGCGCCGTCGACAGCGCGCATCTGTCGGCCGAGCAGGCGGGGTGGATCGGCACGCTGTCGATCGGCGCGGTCGCGGCGGCGTCGATGCTGATGCCGTCGCTGCTGCGGCGCTTCCCCGGCCGCCTGCCGCTCTTCCTGTTCGCGGCAATGCTGGTGGCGGGCTATCTGGGCTTCTCCGTCTCGCGCAGCTTCGCCATGTTCGGCCTGTTCGCGCTGCTCGGCGGCACCGGATCGGGCGGGTTGCTGGCGGGCATGGCGATGCGGATCGCCAAGGCGCCGAGCCCCGATCAGGTCTATGGCGTCATCTACGCGGTCGCGACCGGCATCTACGCGGTGCTGCTGTCGCTGCTGCCGGTGGTCGGCGGCGCGTTCGGGGCATCGGCGATGTTCGTCGTGCTGGGGCTGGTGGCGCTGGCGACGATGCCGGCGCTGGCGCTGCTCGGCGACGACGTCGCGCCGGGCGACGAGCATCATGACGCGACCGCGCCCAAGCCCTGGGCGATGATCGCGATCGTCGTCCTGGTCATGACGGTGGCCTTCCCGCTCTATGGCGGCGTCTACGCCTTCTCCGAGCGGCGCGCGGTGGCGATCGGGCTCGAGCCGGCGGCGATCGGCGCGACGCTGGGCGCGACCACGCTGATGACGGTGATCGGCGCGCTGCTGGTCGCCTGGGTCGGCACCCGGCCGGGGCGCACCATCCCGACGCTGGCGACGATGGCGGTCGCGACCCTGGCCTATGGACTCGTCCTGGGGGCGGCGGGCACGATGCCGTTCATCGCCGGGATGCTCGCCTTCGGTCTGATGCAGATGGCGCTCAACTCCTATTTCTTCGGCCTCGCCTCGGTGCTCGACCGCGAGGGGCGGGTGGCGGCGGCGTTGCAGGGCTATTCGCTGGTGCCCTATGCGCTGGGCGCGGCGCTGTTCGGCACGCTCGGCAATGACGGCAATCTCGCGCGGCTCGCCTTGCCGTCGGTCGCGATCAATATCGTCGCGGCGCTGATCCTGGTGCCGATGCTGATCCGCCTCGACCGCACCGCCCAACGGAGGACCGCATGA